One Tautonia rosea genomic window carries:
- a CDS encoding serine/threonine-protein kinase gives MNHDPTPSSLGSVQAAPVGDPAPEFKETPDLRDTATIAPDAMVGEDDGFTLRDEPPRSLFAVSREFGKYQLISELGRGGMGVVYKARQTDLDRIVALKMILSSHLASNDQIARFYAEARSAARLRDPSIVGIYEVGEHRGQHFFTMEYVAGRSLAQVIREGRPGIEETARLVMIVARAVHYLHRQGMIHRDLKPSNILIDEAGNPNVSDFGLAKLLEAEEAMTASNAIVGTPGYMAPEQAAGKGRDVGPSSDLYSLGAILYECLTGRPPHNGEAALATLVQVIEGEPPEPRVLNPDIPRPLEKICLKCLEKDPSDRYASAGDLANDLDHFLRGEPVEATRGGPWHRLRRWARREPALASRLGTMAACGVIVYLNHALITSTRSASSRSIAVVVIWALASFLCQRLLNRHRWANIARYAWSALDVLLFSLLVFEIQGLNTALVSGYFLLVSASGLWFQERTVWLTTFLSVAGYATLAITQGLPEQGYDSPYRHFVFASALAASGFVVSYQVRRVRALSSYYAHRPLP, from the coding sequence ATGAATCACGACCCGACTCCCTCATCCCTGGGTTCGGTCCAGGCTGCGCCAGTCGGTGACCCCGCGCCGGAGTTCAAGGAGACTCCAGATCTCCGAGATACCGCCACAATTGCTCCCGACGCAATGGTCGGTGAGGACGATGGCTTCACCCTCCGCGACGAGCCCCCCCGCTCGCTTTTCGCGGTGTCTCGCGAATTCGGCAAGTACCAGCTCATCTCCGAGCTCGGACGGGGCGGGATGGGAGTCGTCTACAAGGCCAGACAGACGGATCTCGACCGGATTGTCGCCTTGAAAATGATCTTGTCGAGCCATCTTGCCTCAAACGATCAGATTGCCCGATTCTACGCCGAGGCGCGATCGGCGGCCCGGCTTCGTGACCCCAGCATCGTCGGCATTTACGAGGTCGGCGAGCATCGTGGTCAGCATTTCTTCACGATGGAGTACGTCGCCGGCAGAAGCCTGGCCCAGGTGATCCGCGAAGGTCGACCTGGAATCGAGGAAACCGCTCGCCTGGTCATGATCGTCGCCCGAGCCGTTCACTATCTTCATCGGCAGGGGATGATCCACCGCGACCTCAAGCCCTCCAATATCTTGATCGATGAGGCCGGGAACCCCAACGTCTCCGACTTCGGTCTCGCCAAGCTTCTTGAGGCCGAAGAGGCCATGACCGCCTCGAATGCCATCGTCGGCACCCCCGGCTACATGGCTCCTGAGCAAGCCGCGGGGAAGGGTCGCGACGTCGGCCCGAGCAGTGACCTTTACAGCCTCGGTGCCATTCTCTACGAATGCCTCACCGGACGGCCTCCTCACAACGGCGAGGCCGCGCTCGCAACACTCGTCCAGGTCATCGAAGGAGAACCGCCCGAGCCCCGTGTGCTTAACCCCGATATTCCAAGGCCGCTCGAAAAAATCTGCCTCAAGTGTCTGGAGAAAGACCCGTCCGACCGCTACGCCTCGGCCGGCGATCTTGCCAATGACCTCGACCATTTCCTGCGTGGAGAACCGGTCGAGGCCACCCGAGGAGGCCCCTGGCATCGCCTCCGCCGCTGGGCTCGCCGTGAGCCGGCCCTCGCCTCTCGACTGGGAACCATGGCCGCCTGCGGCGTGATTGTTTACCTCAATCACGCCTTGATCACCTCGACTCGATCGGCGTCATCCCGGTCAATCGCAGTGGTCGTCATCTGGGCTCTCGCCTCATTTCTCTGCCAGCGACTCTTGAACCGCCACCGCTGGGCAAACATCGCCCGCTATGCCTGGTCGGCCCTCGATGTCTTGCTGTTCAGTCTCCTCGTCTTCGAGATTCAGGGGTTGAACACCGCCCTCGTCTCTGGCTACTTTTTGCTGGTCTCGGCCTCGGGACTCTGGTTCCAGGAACGGACGGTCTGGCTCACCACATTTCTCTCCGTCGCCGGCTACGCCACCCTGGCCATCACCCAGGGACTTCCCGAGCAAGGCTATGACTCTCCCTATCGGCACTTTGTCTTCGCCTCGGCCCTCGCGGCATCGGGATTCGTCGTCTCCTATCAGGTTCGTCGGGTTCGGGCCTTGAGCAGCTACTACGCTCACCGCCCCTTACCGTAG